GTCGGTGTGGGGGGCAGAGGAAGAGTTCAGTTTAAGGCCCGTTGAGGGTGAGATGCCCTGTGGACAACCACGTGGAGATGTGGGCAGACAGCTGGACACTGGAGTCTGGACTGAGCTGGAGAACAGCATGTAAACGATGTTTACACTCTCCAGACAAGATGAGATGAGATCACGGGGGTCTCAGCATGAGAAACCCAGGCCCAGGATGCAGTGGCCCATCAGGGTTGCTCAGAATGCTGCTTCCCAGCTCTGTTGGGGACGAAACCCCTGCCCCTAACCACGAAAGCCTACCAGCTGCATGCTATTTTTAAACAAACGCCAACACGAATCTGCTCCGGGGTCTGTATAAAATGCTGCAGCATTTCCACACTCCTTGCAATACTTACTGCATGGATTTAACTACCCATATGTAGTCAaaatggcatattacatgaaatAGACAGAGGTGTAAAGAATTTTTCCACCCTCACGTTTCACGAAaccatttggttttttttcccccaaacttgtCACCCTCTTTTTCAACCTCAACTACTTTAAGTCACTGACCCAGTTTTCTGGAACACACTGTCTTCACTTGTTTCTGAATTGTGACGATGCAGCACTTTTGAAGCTTTGCACGATGCTATTTTTATCTCAAGACACAAGTATCCATTCAAACCCGAGAACAGTTGTCTCCTTCATTCAAGTCACTGTGAGCTCCGCAGCAAAACGGTTTACAGTTCTTTTCAATCGATATCTATGGCATTGACATTACCCACGGGGTTTGGACTTGGCTATCTTTCACTTCAGCCTGTATCCACACCCCCGTAGCCACCTCACACTTCTTAAAATCATGTCCATCGGAGACGCAATGTTTTGAAAACATAAGTGAACCCAGGTTTAAAAATCAATAGGTTGCACTGAAAATCCACAGACTTCAGGCTCCTCTTAAAAGTTGGGAAGAGCTGGCTGCACCCTGGGCGGCTTTCCCAGAGGAGAGTGGTTGGCCGAGGCTGAGTGGCTGCTGCCCACCTTACGTAGAGACCACCTCCTCGGGGTCCCATTTCCTGCCCGACGCCAGGGTCAGCCATCAGTCGCTGTGCATCGCCCTGAGTTCATCGCTGCTTGTCCTTCGTGGAGAACTTCTTGGGGCACGttccccagccccagcttcccTCCCCGGGGGCTACTGCTGTTCCCTGCTTCTTGGGCCTCCTTTGAAGATATTCTGTACTTAAGCAAGCAAATACACAAATTCACATATTTCTTTTGCCACATCCTGGATACACTGCCTCTTCGTGCTCTGGCCTTCTGATATCTTGAAGAGATTACTTCATATCAGTATTTACAGGTCAGCCATGTTTATCTTTGTGGTTTCTCCATCAAAAGTGGCTTCAAAGGGTAACACGGAGGCATTTAGGTGGACCTTTGATGCGCCATTTAGGTATCAGCACACATACTGCTTACCCATGTGTGAGGGTGTCGGTAGACTGAGTCAAGTTACAAAGGCAAAACTGGCGTTTCTAGTGGGCAGGGGGGAGCTGCAGGGAGTCTGGGAAAAGTGATCCTTGCCCGCATGTTCTGGGGATAAACTGATTGctggcagggagcagagagggcaGTCGGGGCTATCTGCCTTTGAAAGGGgtccctttcttttgttgatggtgTCTCCAGGAAACCTTGTCTGGTCAGCTTGGGCTGCACGTGACCGGCCACCCCTGGAACGTCTGTGTCCTCCATCACTGATCTCAGCAGCATTTCCCATGGGCAAACGATAGGATTGAGAAAGCACAAATTTCTTTGTTGAAGAGAAGAATATTCTCTCCTATTTAATAAGGAAAGTCTCTCCGTCTTAAAAGAATACAAGTTAGCATACTGTCTATGCCACAGACCAGAGCAAGATCCCTGACTGTTAAATGGGAAAACAGTGTGATTACAACCAAAGAAACCCTccaggttcatttattttatgttaatgcCTGGCTGGGGCTGCCATGTACAGCTGTGCAGGTTGGAGCCTGCAGAAGGATGCTGTATCTGCGTTGGCAGCGGAGACACTGGAGATGTGTCCATTTATTTCAACACATTTCTGGCAGGTGCCATGAGAGTGGTTGGTTCTAACAAAACAAATTTTCAGCAAAGTGAtccagatttacagaaaaatgccaGGGCTGGTTGGTGGCGGTTGGTCTTGGCTCATAGACATCTGAGTTTGGGCCCCTGCCTTTAAGCATCCATGACTTTTAGCTTTTCAGTGGCACCATCAGAATGGACAGAAGAGTTTTAGACACACCCtccctttgcctctccctccctcctttcttgccCCTTCTCACTTGCTTCTGGCTTCCAGCTCTGCTTTCTGCCCCCGAGGGGCGTGGCTCACTCCTGACCCtcttccctccatctctccctgcAGAACATAGACACACTGGAGCGAGTGGCGGGACTGGAGCCCGAGGACCTGGTGGAGGCCCACGGCACCTTCTACACGTCGCACTGCATCAGCCCCGTCTGCCGGCAGGAGTACATGCTAAGCTGGATGAAAGGTGAGGGGCTGGAAGTCATCCACGACAGCGGGCCTCCCAGTCTCCAGGCACAGACACCAGTCCTGTCCTGCACAGCTCTGTGGCTCTTTTTAATAGATAATGGCAAAGAtttgaggtggtggtgggggttcATTTCCCCCAGCCCCGCCTCACAGCCCGGTTATAACAGATGCAAACGCTAGACACAGAGATGTGCATTAGCCCACAGGCCCGCATGGTTATGCAGCCACGAAACTGTGTGGTTATGAAGCCCTTGCTCTTTGTCCCTTGAGTGCTCTGACCCTGTCTGACATGAGGGGCTCATCAAAGGCAATGCGACTACATTCTAAGAAGAACAGAGTGTCTGATAGAACTTTCTGAGGTGAGCAAAGTGTTCCGTGTCTGCACTGTCCAAAATGGCCGCCActtgtgggggagggtgtagctcagtggtagagcgcttgcctggcatgcacgaggtctgaggttcaatccctagtacctccactaaaataaataaataaacctaatcacctcccccaccccccagaaaagaaaaaaagagcaaaatgcaGTCACTTGCTACACGGGGCCATTGAGCGCTTAAAATGTGGCCAATGTGACTGAGGAATTGAATTGTTAATTTTCCTTCatgtttattaattaaaatttaaaagccacATGTGGCTCTAAGCACCAGATTGGACAGCCCTGTGCTCGAGGCACAGGATTCAACTGGCCCCCCAAGCCAGATTCAGGCGAGCAGTCTCTGGAGTATGAAGCTGAACACTGCCCCAGCTAGGAATGAAGGCTGGGGCTGTCCCTAAGGGTGCAGCCTCCAGGGCTGGCTGAGGTCAGCATCTCTGTTCATGTGAAGGCAaagtgtccaaaaaaaaaaaaaaagagagagagagaaaaaaattgcagCCAATCTACATTTCTTGAACGCCAGGGAGAGCCTGTTTCTGACATCTTTTGTGCTGATTAAGAAGCCACTTATTTCACTCGTGGAAGCCCATTTCTGACCTTCTTTATGCTGGTTTCACAAAGCCTCTGGTGTCCGTGTGAGATAAGGACAGCTGCAGCGCTTAGAGCAGGGCCTCTGGAGTGTGGCCCTTCTGAGAAAATCCCAGCTGACCGCCCCTGGGGCGAGGATGGCTGAATAGCCCAACAGCAGGCAGCTGGGGGCCATGTACAATTGACATTACCTCATTCTGTTTTACCAGCATAAGCCTCACCCACAAAATATCATGCTGTCAATGCAGAAATAGTCTAAAGTAAACTACAGACCTTAAAACAGTGCTCTGTAAATATTCGTTGAAGGAATGAGTGAATAGTTGAATGAGCCAGCTAGGATTCTGtgggttgcaagtgacagaatgCTTTCAGGCTTCCTTAATCAATAAGCAGTGAGGACGAGGATTATCATAAGCACGTGTGTacatggcgggggtgggggatcTGCCACAGAGCCCAAGGGTGGGAAGCAGCTGGGCCTAAGGCTTTGTCCCCGTCTCAGGATCATCTGCAtaattcttccttctttctccaccACCAGACCTGGGACCTACCAGGCCTTTCTGAGCCACGATGAAGTAGGGCTGCCCTCAAAAACCCACTGGAAGAGAGCTTCACTCTCGAGTCCAGATTCCACAGGTTGGGGGGTGGTTAGGGGAACCCAGTTGCCCCTATTGGGGGCAAGTTTTTTTACCTATTTGTGGTTTCATTTAATAGCTATAGCCTGGTGCTGGGAGCCACCCCAGGAATCCTAGGggtcagaggggaggggcagctctCTAAGAAAGGAGGTCCTTCCTGAGCAGGGCCAGCACCCCAGTGGGCTCCCCGCCTCCCTCTGTGACTGAGACATGTTTGTGTTGACAGTGAAggaaggggttgggggtggggggcagttcAACTACAGTCCGGGCACAAAGCCCCtcacccccttctctccctccttccccacgcCCAGAGAAGATCTTCTCGGAGGTGACCCCCAAGTGTGAGAAATGTCAGAGCGTGGTGAAGCCTGGTAAGCCTTGGGGCCAGGGACCAACCGTAGATCTTAGAATCGTAGATCAGGGCTGGGACCCCTGCCCCCACTCGCCCCTTCCTGAGGAGGCTGTGCTCCCCATCCACCCCCATCCCgccaccctctctccccaccatCAGTGCCCGGAAGCTGCCCCAGGGAGAGTGGGTTCCAGGGCTCCAAGCCTTTCcccactgccctgccctcccaccccagccctcggGTCTGCCTTCTGCCCCtacctgttctctctctccctccctgcctttgtcTCGCTGTTTTTCactccctttctgtctctgtgtctgtctatccGTCTGTCTCCACCTCAGACATCGTGTTCTTCGGCGAGAACCTCCCAGCGCGTTTCTTCTCCTGCATGCAGTCAGTAAGTGTCCCCACCCAGTCCCGCCCTAGGGAAGGTCGCTTCCCCAACTAGCTGCGGGTGGGCTTGCGGTGGGGGACAGGGGACAGCAGCCCAGCCAGGCTGTGCGGCCCCTGAGCCCTCACTGGTCACTCCCTCTTTGCAGGACTTCCTGAAGGTCGACCTCCTCATCATCATGGGCACCTCCCTGCAGGTGCAGCCCTTTGCCTCCCTCATTGGCAAGTAGGTCGGGGGTCAGGGCCGTGGGGAGCTGctggggatgagggtggggagcCAGGACAGGCCCTCACCACTCAGCTCACCATCCCCCAGGGCGCCCCTCTCCACCCCGCGCCTGCTTATCAACAAGGAGAAGACCGGCCAGGTGAGTCCTTTCACCTGTACCCTCTGCCCTCACTCGGGCCCCATGCGGCCTCTCCCGGCTTCCTCGCAAACCAGGACACAGGTGGCTGGGGAATCCCAGTACTTTGGACCCCTCAGCTCAGACCTAGGGATTCTGGAATCCACAGGGGTCAGATTCCAGGCTGCCCCGACTCTAGGATGCCACAGGCCCCTGGGTCATTCACCGTTTTGAGGGAGCGACAGGACCCCAGCTCAAAGCAGCGTAAGCCAAAACAGGAGTGTTGGGCTTCCCAGGATTGAAGAGGCCCGCAGCAGTGCCCTGGGGAGTCACCTGCTCCCTCTCTTGGCTCCCTTTTCCTGAAGTGGCCTCACTCCCAGGGAGGGGCTCCCTCCTGCTGACGGATGTTTCCTCTAACAGGCAAGAACTGCcctgtgtcagacactgttgTTCTAAGCATTTTCACTGTATTATTAACCCACCGACAATACAGCCCTCGGAGTGGCTTTGCTGATTACCCCCACTCCACAgagaaggagactgaggctcagagaggtcaggccACTTGaacaaagtcacagagctgggataCAAACCCAGGCCACCTGGCTCCAGGGTCTGTGCTCTTAGCTCCCCACACCccgtccccaccccctcccccacagacTGACCCCTTCCTGGGGATGATGATGGGCCTTGGAGGAGGCATGGACTTCGACTCCAAGAAGGCCTACAGGTGAGGCCCGGCTGTGGTGGGGGGGTGGAGCCTGCAAGGGGCAGGgccaaggtgggagggagggcatgAAGGTACTGGGACAGGGCAGAGCCAGTGGGGTTCTGGGACAAGTCTGGGAGCCTGACTCTCCCCCACCCGCAGGGATGTGGCCTGGCTGGGTGACTGCGACCAGGGCTGCCTGGCCCTTGCCGACCTCCTCGGATGGAAAGTGAGGCACCTGAGCCACCCCAGCCCACCCCGAGCCCAGTCCCTGAACCCCCGCCCCACAGGTCCTATGACCCTCTGACACATGGTGACCTCTGATGTCTGTGAACTTTGCCCCCTGCAGAAGGAGCTGGAGGACCTTGTACGGAAGGAGCATGCCAGCATAGATGCCCAGTCGGGGTTGGGGACACCCAACCCCACCACCTCAGCCTCCCCCAAGAAGTCTCCGCCTCCTGCCAAGGATGAGGCCAGGACCAAGGAGGGAGAGAAACCTCAGTGACAGCTGTGTCCCCCAGGCAGGATGCCCAGCTTTAGAACAGCTGAGCCCCAATCAGCCCTGGCCCCCTCTAACTTACAGCTCTTTTCTGGGGAGCTCAGAACATTTCCTCAATCTCTTAACTACTCTCTCCCAAAACTGGGGTCCCAGCACCCCTGACCCCAGCAAATCTCTTAACATTTTAGGGGCTGAGGCTTGGGCAGCCTGCCTCTAACAGCCCACAGCCTCTAACCACCCCCAGGGCTGAGGATCAGCCGCCCCTAATCTCTAACTGCTCAGAGGCCAGGGGTGCCTTCAAACGTCTAACTGTCCCAGGACAAGGGCCCCAGGACCCCCCCACACTCTCTACTGCTCCCAGGGACCCAGGGCAAGTAGATGAAATCTAACCTACCCTGGGTGGTGGTGTGTGCCCTCCAAACAGAACTCCCACCCAGTGGTGGGGAATCTGAGCCTCGAGGCCTCCCAAGACTCTGCCTCCAGCTCCCAAAGTGGGTGCTGGGTCTCCTCACTCAGGACCCACTTCCCATGCGGGGGTGGGCAGATGGTGTTGCTTATTAgagacaaattaaaaacaaaaacaactaacAAACAGCTGTCTGGCCTCGCTGTTATTTTCTGCGGGTGCACAGGGAAATGGTTCGAGGAAGGGGGTTAGATCTTGGGCCACTAAGGAAACCAGAACATTGACAGGCTCTTAAGAGAAACAGAGTAAAGGGTGCCAAGGGAGGATTCCTGGGGCCGTGGGCATCTCCCAGCTCTTACCCCTGGACTCCCAGACTGCCAGGGTCCCTTCTTCCAAAGCTGGGTCGCCTAAGGCCTAAGCCCccggaaagaagaaggaaggttGACTTCAGATACACCCCAGCCCCGCCTCTTCCCCCCACCGCCACCAGCTCAGCTTCCTCTCTCTGCGAGGAACACTTTCACTTCCTGCTACTCCAGGCCTCCCCTATGAGAACAGGTAGGGGCCCCCAGGGACCAAGCAGCTGGCATCGTCACCCTCCACTGCCTCCCTTTGGTAGCCAGCAGCTACCCCCATCCTGCCCTACCCAGCACCATCCTTGTCCCCCTCTCCTGAGACCCAGGTAAgcatctgcctccctccctgcacccctcctgCCTGCTCTGCCCTGGACACCTGCTCTCTGTTCCCCTCTTCCTAACACCCTGGGCTTCCGGTCAGTGGCCTGATTGATTTGCTTAGCTATTTATTACCCATTCCCTACAGGGAAGCCCCTGGGAGCAGAGGCCTGTTCTATCCATCACCCTTTCCCCAGGTACCTTATTCTGGGCCTGCACTCAATatttgttggatggatggatggatggatggatggatggatgggcttGGGACTGCTGccgggaaaatattttaaaatgcccaCCTCAGTGGGTAACCCACTGTAGGACTCTCTACCAGGTTAAAAGCGGGGGTccaatggatagatggatagagagCTGGAtgtgtgaaaaaggaaaaagtaaaatgtcaATAGTAGAATCTAGGTAGTGGGTACATGGATGTTCCCTGTaaaatcatttccattttctcaatgtttgaaatttttcatatttttcataataaaatgttaggaGAAGATACCCGGGGGCCCATCTGTGgtctgggaagggaggaggagggcctgCTGTATAACACTGGTCACATTTACAGGGTACCTCCTATGGGCAGAGCCCTTTTCCAGACACTGGGTTTTGGCAAGGGTTGCTGTTTAGCTGGTCCACATTCATACAGCTGCCTTGGATGTTAAAATCTGAAATACTACCCTACCACTTGGTAAATAGCTGTCATTTTgagttctctccctcccttctccactccGACACCCTGGCCTCCCCACCACGCAGCAACTCAAGAATTAACACCTAGCATAGCCAGGGGTCTCAAGCCCATTCTGATTGGTCAGGGTCTTGGCCAAATGGGTTGTAAATACTTTGAATATTACCCCTGGACTGGAGCAGCCTTGAGCCTTACCTTCCTCCCTGCCAGAGGCCAGACTATGGCCAACCGGCCGCCTGCATCCTGAGGATGGCCCAGCCGGAGGACAAAGCCTCAGCAGGCCCCACAGACTGGGAAAGGTGAGGGCTGCTGGAGCTGAATCCATCTCCTGCCCTGGATTCAGAAGCCCCTTCCATCCAATTCTCCtcccccgcacacacacacaggacccaGAACCCATCTCTGACCCTTTGCCCCTGGGCTGCCCCTTCCTGTACCTCTGACTCCACCTCAGTGTCCAACTGCCCGCCTCTGACGCCTGGTCTCCTGGTCCCTGCATGTCCCAGATTGGTCCCATCACAGGCAAATAGAGCAGGTGAGACACCCCTAGGGATCCTCAGGACCCCGGAGACACTCCTTCGCCTGCAGAGGACATGGGGGGTGTGGCAGATCCCAGAGCTGGATGCCCAGGATGCAAAAGCCCTTCTGAAGCTGTGGCCACCAGGGGTAAGTAGTCACAGCCAGGGACCCTCTCCGATCCTCCCCATGACACCCTGAATCAGTCAGGACCCTGCTGCTCACTAGTGACAAACACAACACAAAGCAGGCAAACTGAAAGTCTACTTCTTGATTCAAATGACTGAAAAGCCCAGAAGTAGAAGTAATTTCAGGAATGTCTGGATCCTGAGCAGCAGATAACTTACACATTTCTCTCCATCCCATTTCTTGGCTTTGCTTTATTTAAACTGCAGGGAATTCTAAAAGTTTGGGGCTGCAAGTAAACACTTGTTCTATAGCAGCTTAGCTAAATAGGCATTTATCTTTCTGACATAACCAGAAAGGCAGCTGCGGGCTCTAGCTGTGTGACAGTAAGGTCAGCTTCTCTGCAATTCTCCTGCACTTTCCTCAGGGTCACCTAGGGGCTGCCCTAGGCCCAAGTACACATGTgcattccaggcaggaggaaggaagacgGGAGGCACCAGTCCTATCTGTTTCTTTTACCAGGCAAAACAAAAACCTTCACAATTGACTTAGAATATATGGATGGGGCCCAGGTAGCGATATTTATAAAAGCTCACCTGGGAGTTATATAGTCAGAGGTGAGAACCACTGCCTACATCAATCATGATCTACATTCTATGGCTGGGTTTATTAATGCCCTGAATAAAGCTGGAGTTCTGCAAGAAATAGGGAGTAAATTTGCATATGGCAACTAACATGTCTACCACAGTTTCATCCTCAGGGGAGCTCTCTCCATGTGGTGACAGAGATGGCTGGCCCCGTCTCAGAGCTACATCTCACCAGCTTAGCAACCCCAGTGTAAAAAAAGGCCTCTTTCCAAAGAGCGCGAGCAAACATCCTGTGGAAGACTTCCATTGGCTGAGCTTGGTTCACACGCCCATCTTAGAACCAATCAGTCATCAGAGAACACTGCCATCCTATTGGCTAGGTCAGGTCATGGACCCATCCCTAGGACTTGGGGGGAGTTAGTCCCACCCACAGGACTGAGAGTAGAGAGTGGGTTTCTCTAAAAGAAATTTGGGGTGTAGAACCCAAAACAAAGGAAATGGATGCTAGACAGGTAAAAGTAACAGACTTCCGCACAAATCGTCTTcaagctgaactttgcctccattCCTCAGAGTTTCCTGGTCATAGGACATGACCCCAGCCAGGTCCTGGTGTTGAGGACAGGATCTTCACCAGGGGAAGTCAACACATACCGGATCCGGAAACTTCCTGGAGGTGAGGTGTCTACTCCCCCAACCCCAAGTTTCTAATCCATAGCAAATTTATCACCAAGATTGGTCagttttaattctaaaatatctCCTGAATCTTCCTAATCCTCTCCACCTCCATCTCCCTAGTCCTAGGCACCATCACCTCTTTCCCAGACAATTGTAGTAGCCTCCTCTCTGGTCTCCTGCTCCCACTCTTTCCTTGCTGAACAATCCATTCTGAACACTGCACCAGAGTGGTATCCTCAGACATTAATCAGATGTCATACATTCCTGCCCCAAACCCTGCA
This Camelus bactrianus isolate YW-2024 breed Bactrian camel chromosome 9, ASM4877302v1, whole genome shotgun sequence DNA region includes the following protein-coding sequences:
- the SIRT2 gene encoding NAD-dependent protein deacetylase sirtuin-2 isoform X2 is translated as MAEPDPSDPVETQAGKVQEAQDSDSDTEGGAAGGEEAEMDFLRNFFSQTLGLGTQKERLLDELTLEGVARYMQSERCRRVICLVGAGISTSAGIPDFRSPTTGLYANLEKYHLPYPEAIFEISYFKKHPEPFFTLAKELYPGQFKPTICHYFIRLLKEKGLLLRCYTQNIDTLERVAGLEPEDLVEAHGTFYTSHCISPVCRQEYMLSWMKEKIFSEVTPKCEKCQSVVKPDIVFFGENLPARFFSCMQSDFLKVDLLIIMGTSLQVQPFASLIGKAPLSTPRLLINKEKTGQTDPFLGMMMGLGGGMDFDSKKAYRDVAWLGDCDQGCLALADLLGWKKELEDLVRKEHASIDAQSGLGTPNPTTSASPKKSPPPAKDEARTKEGEKPQ